Within the Leptotrichia sp. oral taxon 498 genome, the region TATTCATGCTAAATTGTAAAAAAGTTTTCTTCAATTAGTAAATCAATCTGAATCCAAGTCCACCTCTTACATTTTCTCCCTTAGTGTCATATCCAGCATTTACTGTTACTCCGAATCTTGTGTTGTCAATTCCAATGTTAAGGTCAAACTTACCGCTTCCTTTTCTGTCTTCTTGCTATAAATATTGATGTCTTTTGTATTTTTCTATCATAACTACGTAATTAAGCTGTTTCATTCACTCTTACACCATATTTAAAAGTTTTATTCCAGTAAATATTTTCAAGTGTAGAAATTACAACTCCTTTTGATGTTGAAGCGTTTAAGAATAATGAATTTCCCAAATACACGGCAGTATGATTTCCTGTGCCTTCTGGTTTAAAAAATACAATATCTCCCGCTTTTAATTGGCTTCTTGGGACATGGCTTCCCGCTTGAGCTTGGTCAACTGACCGTCTTGGCAGCTCAAAGCTAAACACTTCCCGATAGACTCTCCGAGTGAATGCCGAGCAGTCGATTCCACTTGCAGAATCTCCACCAAGCACATATTTTGTCCCTTTCCATTGCTTATATGCCCGCAGTAATTTATTTTGCAGCGCCACAACTTTTTTTTGACTTGATGTTCCTTCACTTAATATTTTTCTCTGCTCCATTTTTAATTCTGTCAATTTCTGCATTACTAGCCGGGAATTTGGCATCTCTTCATCAACCAGTTCCTTTTCATCCAATAGCCCATTTGAATTAATATTCGTCGTGATATAATCTGAATCATCTTCTTCTTTTTCCGAATGCTTTTTCGCAATTTTATTTTTTATTTCATCATTATTTTCTTTTGACTTTTTATTTTTTTTAGTGTCATTTCCTTTTTTTATAATAACTTTTACTTCATCATTTTGACTAGTATTTGCAACGACAGGATTAGCGCTGCTGTCCTTATCTAAATTAGTTTGTAAACCTGTACAACTTGCAGTAAGCAGCATACAAGCCGATGTAAATGCTATCTTTCTTCCCATTTTCTTTTTTTCCCTTTCCTTTCTTTTCTCTCCAATAAAAATGCTAAAATCCATCAATTTTTAAATATTAATAAAAAGAAATAAAAAGCGATTATTTTAAAAAAAATGGTATTACTAAAAAAATTAAAAAAACTAACTTTCAATTATCAAATTTACAGGTCCATCACTTTCTGAAACAATTTTCATATTTGCTCCAAATTCACCTGAACCAAATTTTATTTTTTCTTCACTTAATTTTTCTAAAAATAAATCGTACAGTTCTTTTGCTTTTTCCGCTTTTGCCGAATCAACGAAACTTGGTCTTCTACCTTTTTTAGTATTTCCATAGATTGTAAAATTACTGACGACCATTACTTCATATTCTAGATCTTTTAACGACAAATTTAATTTTTCATTTTTATCATTAAAAATTCTTAAATTTATCAATTTATCTATACAATATGTTATATCTTCTCGTGTATCTTCATTTTTTATTCCGACAAAAGCTAAAATCCCTTTTCTTATCTCCTCCTTAAATTTATCATTGACAAACATTTTAGCATAATTTACTCTTTGAATTATTAATTTCATTTTATATTCTCTCTCTTTTTGCAATTATATCATTTTTTTTTAAATTTGTATAGAATTATTTTTATCTTTTTTTTAATAATATCTTTTTTCTTCTCCAATTGTTGTATCAAAGCTATGTCCTGGATAAACTTTCGTATCTTCTGGATACTGCATAAGTTTTTTTAGCGATTTCCCCATTTCAATTGGATTACTTGTAGGCAAGTCAACTCTTCCATAAGTTCCTTTAAAAATCGTATCTCCTGTAATCATAACTTTTTCCTTTTCATTATAATAGCAAATATCTCCCGATGTATGCCCTGGCGTTTCTATTATTTTAAAAATACATTCATCTTCATCTTCCGTAATTCCCGCTAATCCAATCATATCATTTTCCTTCACGGTTCTGATGTCCAAACTTTTGTCAATTTTAAATTCCACATCTTGCCAGATACAAAGCGAAATTTCTGGATTAAACAAAAATTCGTAACCTTTTTCACTCACAAAAAGTGGAACTTTTTTGTATTCCATCATCGAATTAATTCCCAAGATATGATCCCAATGTCCGTGCGTCAAAAGTACCGCCACCATTTCCAGCTCATTTTTTTCCAAAAAGTCAATAACTTTTGTCATTTTTTCTTCTCCTGGATCAACCACAAAACATTTTTTTCCACATTTTACTATGTAACAGTTGCTTCGTGCCAAATTATCGTTTACAAATCTTATTAATTCCATTTTTATTTCTCCCTTCAAATTTTATTTATTTTTAAATATTTTAAATTATTTTTATTTTTTATAAAAATTTTTTAATAAAATTATTTATTTTTTATCATCACATTCATATGCGGATAAGGTATTTCAATCCCTTCTTTTTCAAATTCCAATTTTATTTTTTCATTCAATTTTAACTTTAAATCTATGTAGTGTTCAGTTCTCGTGTAGACATAGACGTAAAAAATTATCGCAGATTCTCCTAGTTCTCCCACACCAATAATCGGTTTATGCGATGGCAAAATCAACTTGTCATGTTCTGTAATCTCTTTTTCTTTTTCAACTTCTTCGAGTTCATCGAGATCCTCTTTCAAATTCTCATGCGCTGATTTTTCAGCTTCTTCCATTTTCTTTCTGGAAAATAACGTAGAAAAGAAATTTATTTTTTTTCTTTCCTTCGATTCCAGAACTGTACTTTGCCACTTTTTAAACAAATTTTCTTTTCTTTTATCTTCTTCGATTTTATCCATTGTCTCTTCTTTAATAATCTTATTAATGACCTCTTTAACCTTTTGAATATCACTGTCGTAAGATACTCCTACGGTTAAATCTAGCCGTCTTTCTCCATCTTCCCTTATGTTTCTGATTTCTGTATTAGTTATAATTCCATTTGGGATGATTACAAGCTCATTTTGCGGATTTATAATTTTTGTGTAAAACAATTCAATTTTTTTTACAGTTCCGATGTAATTATTATATTCAATCGTGTCTCCCACACGAAACGGCTTAAAAGTAAGAATAATAATTCCACCGCAAAAATTTCCCAACGTTTCTTTAAAAGCAATCCCAAACACGATCCCAGCCGCTCCTAAAAATGTTGTAATTGAAGTCGTATTAATTCCCAAAATTCCAATTGAAATATAAATTAATATAAAATAGTAAATAACCGAATAAAGTGAAATCAAAAAAGATGCAATACTTTTATCCATATTCGATTTTTCAAATATTAAATTTAATATTTTTTCAATTCTTCCTTTAAATATTTTTGCAATTTTAAACATAATGTAAATAATAAATAATTTAAAAATATTTGTCTTTAAAAATTTAATTATGTTGTCAAGTTCCAAAAATTTTTGCAATGCAGTTAGTTTCATTTTTTCTCCTATTTTCATTCTATTCTAAAATTATAAAATTATAAAAAAATAGAAATATTTTTTCTATTTCTATTTAAGAATAAGCGGGGCAAGACCCCCTTGATAATTTTTTTAAACATTAAATCTAAAGAACATAACATCTCCATCTTGCACAATATACTCTTTCCCTTCAAGCCGCATCGCACCTTTCTCTTTTGCTCCATTCCATCCATTTAATTCAATAAATTTATCAAATGAAACAACTTCTGCACGAATAAATCCTTTTTCAATATCCGTATGAATTTCACTTGCTGATTTTTGTGCATTTGTCCCTTGTTTAATCGTCCAAGCTCTGACTTCCTTAACTCCAGCCGTAAAATATGTGATTAATCCCAATAATTTAAATCCAGCACGAATTAATCTATTTAAACTTGGCTCTTTAATTCCAAGTTCATCAATGAACATTTGTCTTTCCTCTTCATCTTCAATTTCAATTAGTTCTGCTTCCACTTTTGCCGAAAAAGTCACGACTTCGCTGTCATACTGTTTTGCAAATTCCCTAACTTTTTTTACATAGTCATTTTCAGTCCCGCTTGTCAAGTCATCTTCAGAAATATTTGCTGCAAACATCATTGGTTTTACTGTCAAAAATTGATAAACTTTTATTAATTCTTCTTCCCTTTGAGTAAATTCTAAAGTTTTTAACAATTTGAATTCTTCCAAATGTGCCTTACATCTTTCAAGAACTGCAAGTAATTCCTTTCCTTCAGCGTTTCCGCCACGAGCCAGTTTCTGATTTTTCTGAATCGCTCTTTCGACAGTTTCCAAATCAGCAAAAATAAGTTCTGCATTGATTGTTTCAATATCTCTAATCGGATCAACGCTTCCTTCCACATGAATAATGTTGTCATCGTCAAAACATCTCACAACTTGACAAATTGCAGCCGTATTTCTGATATTTGACAAAAACTGATTTCCAAGCCCTTCCCCTTTAGAAGCACCTTTCACAAGCCCCGCAATATCCACAAATTCAACTGTCGCTCCAACCGTTCTCTCTGGATTAATCACTTTTTCCAAAGCCTTTAGCCGTGGATCTGGAACACTCACAAGCCCCACATTTGGCTCAATTGTCGCAAACGGATAATTTGCGGCTTCTGCATTTTGTGTCTTTGTTATCGCATTAAATAATGTTGATTTTCCTACATTTGGTAATCCTACAATTCCTATTCCTATCATTCTTTTTATTTCCTTTCTTATAAATAAATACTTTTTTAAATAATTTTATATATTTGCAAATATATTTGCTATTTTCCATTTTTCCTTATCGGTTGTCTTATTCAAAAAATAGTCAATGTCATAAATTGGAATAACAGTTATCCCAAAATAGTCGTACTCCTTGCCAAACATTTTTTTTATATCTACTTTTTGACTTTTTATAAGTGCCTTTGTTGGCCTTTCTCCAACTGAAATTATATATTTAGGATTCACCAGAGCAATCTGTGTGTCCAAAAAGACACTGCACGCACTGATGTTTTCTTCTTCGATGATATTATCTGCTTTATAGCACTTTGTGAGAGTTGTAAAATAACATCTTTTCATATCCAAATTTGAATATTTAAAAAAATTTTTTAATAACTTTCCGTTTTCATCTTCTAGCAAAAGTCCTCTCTCTGCTTCTTTTCCATTTATTTCATCCATCAAAAAGAATATCTCAGCTTCTTGGTTTCCTTGCCCAACAATGCGGACATTGTCGTATTTTTTCCCCAATTTACATCTCTCGCAAATATCTACTTCAACTTCCAAATTTTCCCACATATTTTTTCCTTTTAAAATTTCAAAAAAATTAATTTCTTATATTCATTTTATAGTTTCATCACTAAATTAACGATTTTTTAAGGTAATTTGTAAATTTTTGTACCTGCCTCCCCAATAACTTCAATTTCCAAATTTTTTCTGTTTTCTTTTTTCAAAATCTTGTGCAGCGAGTTATAAGCCAGTTCTGGCGTATTGTTGTCTTTACTTATATGCATTAAATAAACTTTTTTTAATTTGTCGCACAAAACTTGTCCAACTAACTTTGACGCATCTTCATTTGACAGGTGACCGTATCTGCTTTTCACACGATTTTTTAACTCCCAGTGATAAGGTCCTGTTATAAGCATCTCGTAGTCATAGTTGCTTTCCAAAACGATGACATTGCTATTTTTCAAATTTTCTCTTATAATATTATTCACACATCCAACATCACTCGCATAAGAAAGTTTTTTTTCACCAAATTCAAAAGTGTAGCCCAGACATTTTTTTGCGTCATGCATAACTTCAAAATTATTTATCACACAATTTCCAATCACAATTTTATCTTCTCTTATAAAATTAAGATTTTTTCTATCTATTTTTCCAATTTTATCTTTAATTACGCTGTAAGTTAATTCGTGTAAATATATCGGAATATCATATCTTCTGGATAGAACTCCAAGCCCCAGAATATGGTCAGTATGCTCGTGCGTCACAAAAATTCCCTCTATGTCTTCAATTCGCTTTTCTATGTCATTCAATCTTTGAGCCGTTCTTTTTCCGCTAAATCCTGCATCAATTAAAAATTTTTTATTTCCCATTTCAATAAAACTGGAATTTCCACTGCTTCCACTCCCTAAACTTGAAAATTTCATTTTTTTTGATTTCCTTCATTTTTTTGTTTAATTATCAACATATAATTATATTTTTTAAATTATTAAATATTTGGTGTAACCTTTCCACTTTTTTTATCGTAGACCCAGCCACCTTTTTTATCTTTTTTTATTACAATTTGGTTGCTTCTTTCCCTGTGAAGCTTCAAATTTTCAGGAATTTCATAAATTTGTTCAGTCCCATAGAATGTACTAAAATTAAAACCGTCATTTTTAGGACTTTTGACAAGAGATAAATTATTTTCAAATCCCGCAATTTCAGGATAAATTCCCTCTTTTTTATAATATTCATTCACAGCATTCTGAAATCTTGCCGTCTCCACTTGCACATCAGCCTTTATTAATTTATCGGCTTTTCTTGAAGCCATGATTACGACAATAAAAATTGCAACAGCGAATGCAAACACAAAAGAAATACTTCTGAATAACAATTTTTTCAATATTTTTGAACTATTTTCATTAAACGCCATATTCTTCTCCATTTTTTAATTTTTTTTTGACTTAAATATTGCTTCTCTCACAACGACTTTAACCGCTTCTGGATACACAATTTCTACTTTTAACGTTCCTCTTTTGACATTAATCCAGCCAAGTCCTGCAATTACAAGCTCTTCATTTTCTTTAACTTCTATAACTTTTGTTACAAATTTATTTTCAAAATATCTCTCCTTTTCACTTTTGGATAAAATTTGAAAAAAATCTCCTTTTAATAAGTCAGAAACTCTTTCTTGACGCGTCACATGAAATTTCACATTTTTTGAGCTATACGCTGAAAATATTGTCTTGTACCCCAAATTTGCTTCCAAAATCTTAAATCTACAAAAAACATCAAACATAAATACTTGATTTTCTTCAAGCTTAAACGTCTTTCTTGAGATTTCTCCAGCTGGAACCAATTTTAACCCAGATTCCACGCTTATTAAATCAGAAACTCTGCCAACTGGAATAAGTCCAGGTGTGTCTACAATTGTAATCTGAGTGTCTGGAACTTTGTTATTTATTGATTTTAATGTCGTTCCAGAATATTTTGAAGTTGTGATTCTATCATCTTTTAAAAGTAAATTTATAATCGAAGATTTCCCAACATTTGACACTCCTAAAATTGTCGCTCTCACTTTTTTATTTTTAAAAATATTATTTATTTTTCTGATTATACCATTTACGCCATATTTATTTTTAGCACTCACAAATGCAATATCATCTGGCACAATTCCCTCTTCGGCAAGTCTTGCTTTTACCCAATTTGAAATCTCTGTTGGATGAACAAAATCTGGCAATAAATCAATTTTATTAATCAAAACTATTGAATTGTAATCTCGTAAATAGTCCAGAACTTCATCGGTAAACGAACCTTCAAAGTCAATAATATCAAAAATTGGAAGTATTATGTCAGATTTTTTTACACTTTGTAAAACTTCTTTTCTGTAATCTTCCGAACTAAAATTATTTGTCAAATTTTGCCCATAATTTTTTATTTTATAACACCTCTGACAAAGCAAATTTTCTTGCGTCAAAAGTTTTTCTTCTGGGACAAATCCTTCTTTATTTTTGTCTTCACATTGCAATTCAATTCCACAACCAAGGCATTTTTTTGTTATCAATTCTTTCCTCTCTTTCCTCCATCATTACATTTTATACTTTTTATAACCTTCTCTTCTCCCTTTTAAAACTACTCTGTGATAATCCTTATTTTTCGTAATAAGCATTCCCACAAAGCTTCTAAAGATTTTTTTCCAATATTTAAAAATATACATTCTATTTTTTCTATATTTAACTTCTTTTTTTGCCAAAGCTCCAAATCCCAAAGCGTAGTTATATGCTCTCGTCAAATCACTGTAATTTCCTTTTTTTGCTGGATGAAAAATTATATCATTTGCAAAATATCTACCTTTGTAACCTTTATGAAGCAAAGTCAACACATAATCAGTTTCCTCGCCACTTCCATAAGTTGCTCCAACTCCCAGCTGCTCATCAAATAAAATTATTTCGTCCCTGTTATAATTCACAAAAAAAGTGATGGATTTTACAGTCGTATCAACATTATCAGGTGTAATATTCATATCTTTTGTTTCCATAACACCTGTTCCATAATTTTTCCCACGCTCAAGCGTACGGCATGAATAGATTTTGTAATTTTTTTTTCGCTTAAAAAAAGAAACTACTTTTTCTAGCGTATCGTCGTCATACTCACAATCATCATCAGGAAATCCAACTATTTCGCCATTTCTCAAAATAAGCCCTTTATTTCTATTAAGACTAAGCCCTTTTTCATCGCTTTTCACATATTTTATGTCAAATAACTTTTCATATCTTTTTAAAATTTCAAATACTTCATCGTGCTTATTCTGATCTATCACAATCAATTCAAAATCTTTAAATGTCTGTCTTGAAAGGCTATCCAAAAACAATATAAGCTCATCTGTGACATTTATCGTCGGCATTATCAAAGAAACTTTCATAAAAAAACTTCTCCTTTCAAATTTTTTTATTTTTCAATTAAATTAGCGAATATCCAGTACAGCCATATATGGAAGATGGTCTGATAATTTTGTCCAGTCTTGCGTGTTGTCATTTATGTAATAACTTGACTTAACTCTCCATTTATTTGACTTATTTCCAAAAATATAGTCAATTCTTGGTTTATCAAG harbors:
- a CDS encoding NlpC/P60 family protein; translated protein: MGRKIAFTSACMLLTASCTGLQTNLDKDSSANPVVANTSQNDEVKVIIKKGNDTKKNKKSKENNDEIKNKIAKKHSEKEEDDSDYITTNINSNGLLDEKELVDEEMPNSRLVMQKLTELKMEQRKILSEGTSSQKKVVALQNKLLRAYKQWKGTKYVLGGDSASGIDCSAFTRRVYREVFSFELPRRSVDQAQAGSHVPRSQLKAGDIVFFKPEGTGNHTAVYLGNSLFLNASTSKGVVISTLENIYWNKTFKYGVRVNETA
- the dtd gene encoding D-aminoacyl-tRNA deacylase, whose protein sequence is MKLIIQRVNYAKMFVNDKFKEEIRKGILAFVGIKNEDTREDITYCIDKLINLRIFNDKNEKLNLSLKDLEYEVMVVSNFTIYGNTKKGRRPSFVDSAKAEKAKELYDLFLEKLSEEKIKFGSGEFGANMKIVSESDGPVNLIIES
- a CDS encoding MBL fold metallo-hydrolase; the encoded protein is MELIRFVNDNLARSNCYIVKCGKKCFVVDPGEEKMTKVIDFLEKNELEMVAVLLTHGHWDHILGINSMMEYKKVPLFVSEKGYEFLFNPEISLCIWQDVEFKIDKSLDIRTVKENDMIGLAGITEDEDECIFKIIETPGHTSGDICYYNEKEKVMITGDTIFKGTYGRVDLPTSNPIEMGKSLKKLMQYPEDTKVYPGHSFDTTIGEEKRYY
- a CDS encoding mechanosensitive ion channel family protein: MKLTALQKFLELDNIIKFLKTNIFKLFIIYIMFKIAKIFKGRIEKILNLIFEKSNMDKSIASFLISLYSVIYYFILIYISIGILGINTTSITTFLGAAGIVFGIAFKETLGNFCGGIIILTFKPFRVGDTIEYNNYIGTVKKIELFYTKIINPQNELVIIPNGIITNTEIRNIREDGERRLDLTVGVSYDSDIQKVKEVINKIIKEETMDKIEEDKRKENLFKKWQSTVLESKERKKINFFSTLFSRKKMEEAEKSAHENLKEDLDELEEVEKEKEITEHDKLILPSHKPIIGVGELGESAIIFYVYVYTRTEHYIDLKLKLNEKIKLEFEKEGIEIPYPHMNVMIKNK
- the ychF gene encoding redox-regulated ATPase YchF, with product MIGIGIVGLPNVGKSTLFNAITKTQNAEAANYPFATIEPNVGLVSVPDPRLKALEKVINPERTVGATVEFVDIAGLVKGASKGEGLGNQFLSNIRNTAAICQVVRCFDDDNIIHVEGSVDPIRDIETINAELIFADLETVERAIQKNQKLARGGNAEGKELLAVLERCKAHLEEFKLLKTLEFTQREEELIKVYQFLTVKPMMFAANISEDDLTSGTENDYVKKVREFAKQYDSEVVTFSAKVEAELIEIEDEEERQMFIDELGIKEPSLNRLIRAGFKLLGLITYFTAGVKEVRAWTIKQGTNAQKSASEIHTDIEKGFIRAEVVSFDKFIELNGWNGAKEKGAMRLEGKEYIVQDGDVMFFRFNV
- a CDS encoding uracil-DNA glycosylase family protein; the encoded protein is MWENLEVEVDICERCKLGKKYDNVRIVGQGNQEAEIFFLMDEINGKEAERGLLLEDENGKLLKNFFKYSNLDMKRCYFTTLTKCYKADNIIEEENISACSVFLDTQIALVNPKYIISVGERPTKALIKSQKVDIKKMFGKEYDYFGITVIPIYDIDYFLNKTTDKEKWKIANIFANI
- a CDS encoding MBL fold metallo-hydrolase, yielding MKFSSLGSGSSGNSSFIEMGNKKFLIDAGFSGKRTAQRLNDIEKRIEDIEGIFVTHEHTDHILGLGVLSRRYDIPIYLHELTYSVIKDKIGKIDRKNLNFIREDKIVIGNCVINNFEVMHDAKKCLGYTFEFGEKKLSYASDVGCVNNIIRENLKNSNVIVLESNYDYEMLITGPYHWELKNRVKSRYGHLSNEDASKLVGQVLCDKLKKVYLMHISKDNNTPELAYNSLHKILKKENRKNLEIEVIGEAGTKIYKLP
- a CDS encoding competence protein ComE, producing MAFNENSSKILKKLLFRSISFVFAFAVAIFIVVIMASRKADKLIKADVQVETARFQNAVNEYYKKEGIYPEIAGFENNLSLVKSPKNDGFNFSTFYGTEQIYEIPENLKLHRERSNQIVIKKDKKGGWVYDKKSGKVTPNI
- the yqeH gene encoding ribosome biogenesis GTPase YqeH, with protein sequence MITKKCLGCGIELQCEDKNKEGFVPEEKLLTQENLLCQRCYKIKNYGQNLTNNFSSEDYRKEVLQSVKKSDIILPIFDIIDFEGSFTDEVLDYLRDYNSIVLINKIDLLPDFVHPTEISNWVKARLAEEGIVPDDIAFVSAKNKYGVNGIIRKINNIFKNKKVRATILGVSNVGKSSIINLLLKDDRITTSKYSGTTLKSINNKVPDTQITIVDTPGLIPVGRVSDLISVESGLKLVPAGEISRKTFKLEENQVFMFDVFCRFKILEANLGYKTIFSAYSSKNVKFHVTRQERVSDLLKGDFFQILSKSEKERYFENKFVTKVIEVKENEELVIAGLGWINVKRGTLKVEIVYPEAVKVVVREAIFKSKKN
- a CDS encoding glycosyltransferase family 2 protein, coding for MKVSLIMPTINVTDELILFLDSLSRQTFKDFELIVIDQNKHDEVFEILKRYEKLFDIKYVKSDEKGLSLNRNKGLILRNGEIVGFPDDDCEYDDDTLEKVVSFFKRKKNYKIYSCRTLERGKNYGTGVMETKDMNITPDNVDTTVKSITFFVNYNRDEIILFDEQLGVGATYGSGEETDYVLTLLHKGYKGRYFANDIIFHPAKKGNYSDLTRAYNYALGFGALAKKEVKYRKNRMYIFKYWKKIFRSFVGMLITKNKDYHRVVLKGRREGYKKYKM